A window of Mercenaria mercenaria strain notata chromosome 16, MADL_Memer_1, whole genome shotgun sequence contains these coding sequences:
- the LOC123540858 gene encoding uncharacterized protein LOC123540858 has translation MTSKHYYVEAKENFIQTVVNAFKCSHFLDFKYQGGPKNKTPWIEYNGIAMGDSQLIIEYFNKKFDIDMNSHLKYTYWYVYKQERATAWAIQKWLEEYTYWYVYKQERATAWAIQKWLEEYTYWYVYKQERATAWAIQKWLEEYTYWYVYKQERATAWAIQKWLEEYTYWYVYKQERATAWAIQKWLEEYTYWYVYKQERATAWAIEKWLEEYTYWYVYKQERATAWAIEKWLEEYTYWYVYKQERATAWAIQKWLEEYTYWLNVHTRWYIFWDDMFTKILNVPRFVTAISKVVRRPKMYKDLYTVGVARHSDEEIHEMMIKDVKHFSEILGDKKYIMGDKITETDCAAFGVLSQIRWCTPESCPGHQLLTSGELKNVTDYLDRIKDTYWLDWEEILAAVKK, from the exons ATGACGTCAAAACACTATTACGTTGAAGCAAAAGAGAACTTTATTCAGACAGTTGTGAACGCTTTCAAGTGTTCTCACTTT CTTGATTTCAAATATCAGGGTGGACCTAAGAACAAGACCCCATGGATAGAATATAACGGCATAGCTATGGGAGATTCCCAGTTGATAATTGAGTACTTTAACAAGAAATTCGACATCGACATGAACAGTCACCTCA AGTATACTTACtggtatgtatataaacaggaaCGTGCTACTGCCTGGGCCATACAAAAATGGCTGGAAGAGTATACTTACtggtatgtatataaacaggaaCGTGCTACTGCCTGGGCCATACAAAAATGGCTGGAAGAGTATACTTACtggtatgtatataaacaggaaCGGGCTACTGCCTGGGCCATACAAAAATGGCTGGAAGAGTATACTTACtggtatgtatataaacaggaaCGGGCTACTGCCTGGGCCATACAAAAATGGCTGGAAGAGTATACTTACtggtatgtatataaacaggaaCGGGCTACTGCCTGGGCCATACAAAAATGGCTGGAAGAGTATACTTACtggtatgtatataaacaggaaCGTGCTACTGCCTGGGCCATAGAAAAATGGCTGGAAGAGTATACTTACtggtatgtatataaacaggaaCGTGCTACTGCCTGGGCCATAGAAAAATGGCTGGAAGAGTATACTTACtggtatgtatataaacaggaaCGTGCTACTGCCTGGGCCATACAAAAATGGCTGGAAGAGTATACTTACtg GTTGAACGTCCATACCCGGTGGTATATTTTCTGGGACGATATGTTCACAAAGATTTTGAATGTTCCAAGATTTGTTACCGCAATCTCTAAGGTAGTCAGACGGCCAAAAATGTATAAGGATTTGTATACAGTTGGAGTTGCTCGTCATAGCGACGAGGAAATTCACGAGATGATGATAAAAGACGTAAAACACTTCTCAGAAATTTTAG GAGATAAGAAGTATATTATGGGAGATAAGATAACGGAAACAGATTGTGCAGCGTTCGGCGTTCTCTCACAGATCCGGTGGTGTACGCCAGAGTCATGCCCAGGACATCAACTCCTTACAA gTGGTGAATTAAAAAATGTAACGGATTACCTGGACAGAATCAAGGATACTTACTGGCTGGACTGGGAGGAAATATTGGCCGCCGTGAAAAAGTAA